Within Vidua macroura isolate BioBank_ID:100142 chromosome 11, ASM2450914v1, whole genome shotgun sequence, the genomic segment gGCCACTTGtgttccttttcctgcagctgccaggagggCTCCCCGTGGGAAGCTGCCCACAAGCATGTCCTGGGATCCCCGTGTGTGCCAtgctccagctgtggctgccagtcCCCACACTGCCaatgcctgtgctgctggtgcccaCGCTCCTGGGTGTCCATACTGCCAGTGCCCACATCCCACAGGGGTGCAGGGGGCATCTCCCCATGGatgcagagctctcagctccctccagccctcGCGGCGAGGGGTACATGGGTGCTTGTGCCCCCTCAATGTGCCCTTTgggaggctgtgccagcactgtcTGGTAGCAGGGCTCAACGGGGGGCGTCTGTGCCACGCCTGTCAGCggtggtggcactgggcaaCAAGTCTCTTGGAGCCATGCCCTGGGACCAGGAGAGCACAGGATGagccagggaaggggagaggaacAGTGGGAGGTGTGAGCAGCTCAGGGTGGGGGCCCCATGGCCGGACTGGGTGGGTGGGTACCACATCCCTGGGTGATGCGGGGTGGGGTACTCAGCACGGGGCCGTGGTGACTCTGCCCTCCTCCCCCAGACCTGCCCGCGCTGCTGACGCCCTCCGCCGAAGCCCAGGTACGTGGGGGCCGGTGACCTGCCCCGTCTGCCATCACAGCCCGGTGTGGGCTGGGCACGGCCACCTGCCCCCCTCGCCCGGGGGTCACAGGTCCTGGGACGGGACCCAGCTCCAAGgaggggctgggcacagctggtgcATGCTGTCCCCAGCCGGTGCTGTCCCCCGCAGATGGTGCAGTCATTGGGCTTTGCCGTGTACCGGGCGCTGGACTGGGGACTGGACGAGAACGAGGAGCGGGAGCTGAGCCCGCGCCTGGAGCAGCTCATCGACCTGATGACCAACAGCGACTCCGAGGACAGCGGCTGCGCCACGGCCGACGAGGGCTATGGGgggcaggatgaggaggaggagggcggCGAGGTGCCGCCTCGCTCGGTGCGCACCTTCGGCCAGGCCATGCGCTGCTGTGCCGCCCGACTGGCCGACCCCGCCGGCGCCCCGGCGCACTACCAGGCTGTGTGCCGCGCCCTCTTCGCAGAGACCGTGGAGCTCATGGCCTTCCTCGCCAAGATCCGCGATGCCAAGGAGGTGAGCGTGGGTGTCCGCTGGCACCACCTGCCGAGGAAACCACCTGCAGTGACAAGGGACTGGGGAGGCTGCAGTGCCCCCTCTGCgtcccagccagggctgctggtgccGGTGTTTGGCCGTACAGCCTCTCTCAgactgctgtgctggctgggaatCAGGAATTGGGGTGCGCCTCAGTGCTGCAGCCCCATGGCACAGTCCTGGCTGGACCTTCAGTGCCACCAGGACAAGGTGACAGCATCTTGTGTCTCAACAGCTACTGCAGAAGCTgaaggaggatgaggaagaggaggagcggCCGGCGGCGGAGCTGGGCAACCTGCGCAACACAGACTGGGTACGGCAGCGTGGCTGGGCacgggggctgtgctgggcacgggTGGGTGCTGAcgccgtgtccgtgtgtccccccCAGGCCCGGCTGTGGGTGCAGCTGATGCGGGAGCTGCGGCACGGTGTGAAGCTGAAGAAGGTGCAGGAGAAGCAGTTCAACCCTCTGCCCACCGAGTACCAGCTCACGCCCTTTGAGATGCTCATGCAGGACATCCGTGCCCGCAACTACAAACTCCGCAAGGTCATGGTGAGCGTGGCCACCgtgccagcccctcctgccactctccagcccagcactgacccccttccctccccaggtGGACGGAGACATCCCCCCCCGGGTGAAGAAAGATGCCCACGAGCTCATACTCGACTTCATCCGCTCCCGGCCCCCGCTGAAGCAGGTGAGTGCCAGCTCCGGGCCACCTCCCTGGCATGACAGTGTTGGTGGGTCCCATGGGTGCCATCCCTGAGCCATGGCCACACCTGAGGTCCCATCTGTGCATCCCGCAGGCATCAGAGCGGCGGCTGCGGCCGCTGCCCCAGAAGCAGAGGACGCTCCATGAGAAGATCCTGGAGGAGATCAGGCAGGAGCGGAAGCTCCGGCCCGTGGAGCAGAAAGGTAAGCCATGTCCCCTCCCCGCTGTGCTGTGCCACCTGTGTGCCCATCCCCACGGCGCTGAGCCCGTCCCTCCGCAGGATACAGCTCCTTGCCCTGCATCCCACACGCCTGCGCCGGCCGcctgagctccagctcctgcctcgaGCTGTCCCGGTGCCCGGCCAGCGCCGTGCCTGCGCGCCCACGGCCACGCGTCCTGCTCAAGGCGCCCACGCTGGCCGAGATGGAGGAGATGAACCTCTCCGAGGCAAGGGAGAACCTGCAGAGGTGGGGAGACGTGGGAAGTGCCGGGGTGCCCTTGGTGACACGGTGCCCGTGGCCTTGCAGGACGAGGACTCTCCGGCCACGGAGGTGCCGCTGAAGAGGGATCGCTCCTTCTCGGAGCAGGACCTGgcccagctgcagagccagctggggGGTGACCAGGCTGTGCCCCGGGACCCAGAGCCACTGCAGCCCGAGCCACGGCCCCGCTCAGGTACTGCCGGGGGTCCCCACGTCCCTGTCTCCAGGGCGTCTGTGCCACGCCTGCCAGCggtggtggcactgggcaaCAAGTCCTTGCCACagcctccctgtccctccctgcaggcTCCGTCCCCGCCAGCTGCCACCCGCTGCCAGATGGCCCAGCACTGCCCCGGGCTGCCCTCGGAGCTGTGGAGGAGAGGCCAGAGGATGGATCCAGCGCTGCCCCCGCCAGCAGCTCCAAGCACCTCTGGCTGGTGGGTTCTGGGGACATCAGCTGGGAACACTGAGGCTGGGGACACCAGGCAAGCATGACCGTGGGCATATGGCAGCCTGGCACAAGGACACGCAGTGGCTGGGGGGTCCTTGTGCCAGAGATAGTCTGCCTCTCCTGGGACACTCTGCCTATgccagggatgctctgcccaTGTTTGgaggctctgccctggcacaggagtgCTTTGGACCATGCCCAGTGTCACAGTGCAGTGTGACATCCCCCCCGTGTCCCACAGGAGTTCAGCCACCCTGTGGAGAGCCTGGCCCTGACTGTGGAGGAGATGATCAACGTGCGCAGGGTGCTGGTCAAGGCTGAGATGGAGAAGTTCCTGCAGAGCAAGGAGCTGTACAGCAGCCTGCGGAAGGGGAAGGTGGGAATGGGGACTGGGGGCTGGAGGGATTGGGGACCATGAGTCCCCACTCACCCACCACCAGctcaccctgctctgcccacaggtctgctgctgctgcagggccaaatttcctctcttctcctggCCCACGTCGTGTTTCTTCTGCAAGCGGTGAGCACTGTGCCGAACTGTGCCatgctgtgctgtgtcacagggctgggagggcagcagcagggtccCCACAGTGGGCCCTCTCACCCACCTCTCTCTGTCCCTAGGTCTGTCTGTAGCTCCTGCAGTCTAAAGGTAAGGGACTGGCTCTGTCTGGGCAGTGCcactgtgtccctgtccctgccccatcccactCCACTCCTGTCCTGTCTTGTCACCGTACCTATCTCTgacccatccccatccctgtgtgcccGATCCCCATCCCAACCCTGTCCtatcccatccctgtccctttccctgtccctgtcgctgtccctgtcccgccCTGACTCCCGCATTCCGGCAGATGAAGATGCCTTCCAAGAAGCTGGCTCACATCCCCGTCTACGCGCTGGGCTTCGAGAGCCTGCCAGGCTCGCTGCTGCCCAAGGCCCCGCCGCTGCGCCGGAGGGAGCCCTTCCAGTGAGTCCCTGAGCCTTCCtcccccctgccctcctcctcctccgccggCGGGGGCTGACGGGGTGCCCTGTGCCGCAGCTCGCTCTCGGGGCCGTGCTGGCGCCGGGTGGAGGAGGAATTCCCCCACATCTACGCCCAGGGCTCGGTCCTGCGCGACGTCTGCTCCGACTGCGCCGGCTTCGTCACCGACGTGGTCAGCTCCAGCCGCCGCAGCGTGGCCGTCCTCAACGCCAGCGGCGCGTCCCGGCGCCGCGCCAAGGCGCGCTCCCTCTACAGCGACGCGTGGCTCAAGTGACGGGCCGGGCGCCGCGGTGATGGTCGCCACGGGGGTGCCGGTCACCCCGGCACAGCCCCCCCgatgtacatatatacatagGATGGATACACACAGcttctatatttatatacattatGGACCAGGGGGCAAAAGGACCCGTTCCCGCTGTCCCTGCCATCCCCTCGCGTCCCTGCCGCCAGCCCCCGAGGGAACGGATCCCGCTGCGGGACACCCGCAGCCCCCGGGAGGACGGGTCCCGCTGCGGGGCAGCTCTTGGGGGATGGATCCTGCTGTGGGACACCCGCGGCCCCCGCGTtcgccccccggccccgcttcTGTGCCAAGCCCTGGCTGTGCCGGGGTGCCCGGTGCCCCGGGCTGGCACGGCTGTTCTGTATGTCCCCTCCATAATAAACCcgctgggctgccctggggccGCGTGGCTGCTCCTCAGTGGATGGGGGAGCGCGGTGAAGGGTGCTGCGGGCTGCGAGGGGATCGGGGATGGGGGCGCTCCGTTTCAACGCGCACATCTCCCACCGCCATCGCTCCTCCCCGCCCGGGCTGCGCCCACCCCTGACCCCGCACAGCACCGTGGGAACACCCCGCTCCTCATTCCCACGCTCCCCGCCCGTGTCCCGGGGCCGTGCCCCGTTTCCCCGTTTCCTGTTTCCCCGGTTCCCTGTTTCCCATTTCCCCGGTTCCCCGTTTCCCCGCTCATGTCCAGGGGCCGTGGCCCGTTTCCCCTTTTCCCGTTTCCTGTTCCCCGTTTCCCCGGTTTCCCGTTCCCCGTTTCCCCGGTTCCCGTTTTCCTGGTTTCCCCCTGCCCCGTTTCCCCGGTTCCCGTTCCCCGTTTCCCgtttccccatttccccttttcccgTTTCCCGTTTCCCCGGTTCCCCGTTCCCCGTTTCCCCGTTTCCCCGTTCCCCGTGTCCCGTTTCCCGTTTCCCCGGTTCCCGTTCCCCGTTTCCCCGTTCCCCGTTCCCCGTTTCCCCGTGTCCCGTTTCCCGTTTCCCGTTTCCCATTTTCCCGTTTCCCCGTTCCCCGTGTCCCGTTTCCCGTTTCCCCGGTTCCCGTTCCCCGTTTCCCCGTTCCCCGTTTCCCCGTGTCCCGTTTCCCGTTTCCCGTTTCCCATTTTCCCGTTTCCCCGTTTCCCGTTTTCCCGTTTCCCCGTTCCCCGTTTCCCGTTCCCCGGTTCCCCGGTTCCCCGTGTCCCGTTTCCCGTTTCCCCGGTTCCTGTTCCCCGTTTCCCCGTTCCCCGTTTCCCGGTTTCCCCGTGCCCGTTTCCCATTCCCCGTTTccccgtgtcccgtgtcccgtTCCCCGTGTCCCGTTTCCCCGGTTCCCGTTTCCCCGTTTCCCCGTTCCCCGGTTCCCCGGTTCCCCGTTCCCCGTTTccccgtgtcccgtgtcccgtTCCCCGTTCCCCGGTTCCCGGTTCCCGGTTCCCGTgtccccgctccccgccccgggACACATTTCACGCGTGGAGCGCGACGGAGATCGCGGCGCGCAGGGGGCGTGGCCTGCTCAGCATCCGCCAATGGATGCGCGCGGCGGGAGtgggcggggcgggcgcggggcgggcgcgcaGGCGCAGTGCGGGCGCAGGCGCGGAGCGGGCGGGGGCGATGTCGCGCCGGGCCCTGAGGCGGCTGCGGGGGGAGCAGCGGGGCCAggaggggccggggctgggcgaGCTCGGCCTCGACCCCGGCCCGGAGCGCGCCCGGGAGGGGGGGCCGCCGCCAGCCCCCGGGAAGGGGCCCCGCGGGCCGCCCCGCGCCGGCGTCAGCAACCGCTTCGAGCTGGTGAGGGGGGGGCAAAGCCGGGGGGCCCCGGGGTGCATAGGTTGGGGGGCgggtgctgggggcagctggggtggCAGCGACTCGGGGGACAGTTTCTGGGGGGATAACTGGGGGTGACAGCTGGGTGGGCAGTCGGGGACATTGCTGGGGTCACTTACTTGGGGGACAGCTGGGGTGACAGTCATGAGGGGTGGCTGGAGCGACAGTgacctgggagcagaggctgaCGGGCTTTGGGGGTACTGGAAGGAGCAGGGGGGCAGTGACTGAGGGGGCTCACGGTGGGGGTGGCAGAGGTGACAGTGTGTATGGCAgtggtttggggtcagtgactgGGGTGGAAGTgatgggtttgggtggtgggTGAGTGGGAAGGGTggggggcagcagctggggctggaccggggggaaatgggagagaggcctggggagggctgggtTTGGATGTTGTCAGAGCTGGACTGGTGAAAATGTTTTTAGGAACATCCCTGCCaccttcccagcactgcaggatcCCAGTGCTGGATGTcagatgggcactgctggggtgacAGAGCCCAGTCCTGCTCTCCAGAcacctcctccagccccagccagtcCCTGTCCTTTCCTGGCTGTGTGAGCATAGGCAAGGCCGGGTTTGGAAGCTCTTCCAAGGGAAGAGTGGAGTCCATGGTGTGAGGGGACACATCATGGGGGTCCTGTGCTCCGCTCCGTGTGCGTGGGACTGTccgggcagtgctgggtgacaCGTTTGACACGAGGGGCGTCCAAAGCTCCGTGTGTTCGCAGGAGGAGCGTTGGAACAGACCCGTGGGGAgttccatccctgtccctgcagcttgTCCCTGTGTTTGCAGATCCCAGCTGAGGAGTCGGAGGACGAGCCGGCGGCCGGAGAGGAGCGAGCGGGCACCCGGCTCAGCGAGCAGGACACGGCGGGAGGGAGccaggaggggagcagggacaggagcaagGAAGGGGCCGTGACCCCTTCGGAGACGGACGGTGATGGACagagagaggggcaggaggCCGAGCAGCCGGACAGAACGGTACCTGCTGCCAGGGACCCGGGGCAGGGACACGCACTTCAGCCTGGGAACTCGCTTCTGGGGAGGGTGAGCGCTTTGGCGCTGGGCTTGTGTGGAGGATCCAGGGggattttccagctgcagaggggaggcacccgaggaaggcaggaaggcgtTGTGCTGTGCCCACGTGGGCACTGAGGTCAGGCCAGGGAGGAGTGGTCTCAAGGAGGCATTTGTTTTGGAACAGGGGATGTGAGGACTTCAAGCAGTGTCAGCTGAAGGCTGAACCTCTTCTTGCTCATAGTACTTTGTTGTCATTGGATGTCAAGACTCCTCCTGTGGTCTGTATCAGCCCAGAAGTGTCTCCTTGCAGGATTTTGTAAGGAAGGGGGCATTTAATTAACAATTTCCCATGGCAAGGCCTGCCTGGATCTCACCAGAGAAGACGGTTGGGGGAGCAAAGGGGGTTGGCCCCAGTCTCACTTGTTTGCTGTGCATTTGGGATTTGTGTCCCTGGTTTGGGTGGCAGAGGAGCAAAGTCCACTGTCTGTGcattccagctgtgccagtggcctctgccagcccaggggctgTGAGTGCTCtggacagtgtgtccctgtgtgaGCAGTGGCTCCAGGGGTCCTGACCTGGTGAgttggctgtgccagctctgcaggacacacctgtggctgctcccagagctccaggtAGGACGtgggagccctgggcaggcagctgctgctcctgggtaGAGCCAGGACAAGGCctggaacaacctggtctagtggaagatgtccctgcttagACAGAGGATAGGAACTGGATAAACTTTGAGGTcacttccaccccaaaccattccatgatgcTGTGATCCCTTGCTGAGTTACCTGCTAGACCCTGGAAATGTGCTTCCCAGCTGTGCAGTCTGGGTgagagccagctgtgccagtcAGGTTAGGGAATGCCCCCAGCATCCTGAGCTGAAGCAGCTGCATCTGTGGGGAGAGGcactctggcactgggatctTTGTCAGGTGTTGGGACTGAAAGAGGCTGAAGCATTTCCTCcacacctggcacagctgaACTTGTTTCTCTCCTGATTTTGTGGCCTCAGACATTGATGTGAAAGTCAGCTGAGGTTCTGCCCTTTGTGAATCTTTGGTGCTTTCTGCCATTCTCTCCATGTGTCTTGATTTCCACCCACTAACAAACACTGAAGGGTGATTTTTGGTTTCATTTAAGGACCCTCAGTGTGCTGATTTCCTGTGGGAAATGCTCTTCTTCCCACAGAGCTGGCACCCCTGGGAATGCTGACAGCTCTTCCCTTTGTCTTTGCAGCTGGCAACGAGTAACAAGCCacggaagaaaaaaaagaaaaggaaaaccaagaaaaattcAGCAGGAGAGACTGTggtatgtctgtgtgtgttctAAGTCAGGGTCCAGGCTGGTTCCTCCAGTGGGGTTGGCAAAGTGGAAACTCTGAGGTGACTGTAGGAGAGATTCAAGGCaaaaaaagcagtttcaaaATTTAAAGAAGCCTCTTCAGGATCGTGGAGTCCTGGAATGGTtgagattggaagggaccttaaagctcatctcattccatcccctgccatgggtagggagACCTTCCAtcacaccaggttgctccaagccctgttcaacCTGCCCTGTCACTCTATCcctgtccaaagtccctctccagctctcttggaacCCCTGAAAGGGGCACTAAGgtgtctccagagcagaggagctccagcccttggagcaccTCCCtggccttctctggactcattccagcagctccacatccttccagtgctggggaccccagagctggaagtAGCAGATGGATTAAAGGCATTGATCTCCTTAGTTCAGTAGGAATGAGGTTCAGGTGGGAGCTGGTTTTCTGGTGATGTTTGAGTCTGAACTGTCCACAGAATTACAGGATccttaaggttggaaaagacctcccagatcatggagtccaacctcCCTGTTCACTCCAGGGAGATTCTTTGGTCAACATCCTGAGCCACTGGATTCTGGAGTGAATGGCTAAGCCATgacagcagggccagcacccAGCTGGCCACCTCCTCTCTGGGAATACCACTCAGGAGTGAGTTTCTGAGATGGAGAACCCTCTTGGAGAGCCTGTTTCCTTTCCCAGTCCAAGAATATTGAGCAGCAGGGAGACATGTGCCAGCTGGAGGCTGGGGGGACACCCAGACCCAGGCAGTTGGGTTTGCCAATGAGGGATAATACAGCCTCTGTTCCAGCACTTCCATGAAGAGCACATTATCCCTTTCCTGTGTACACTCCACACACAGGGGCTAAATTTAGCTTGAAAaggcagcctggcagtgctgcttggGTGTCCTGAATGGAATTCTATGTTCCACCCATGGACATCATGAGGAGGATGTGAAACAGGCACGTAAAAATTGTGTCACTTGTTGTTTGTTGggggaaaatggagggaaaTCAGGGTTAAAGTGTTATATAATTGCTGGATGTCAGCAGCTGGATGGATTCCTGGGGTGGTTGGAAAATGGGGAATGGGAGTATTGGATTAAAGTCATGTGAGTGTTTGAGACCTTGTCATGTTACATGCTCACAGCAGTTACTTGGTGTTTCTGTGGAAAGTAGAGGGTGAAGGCTggttatttaaatatttaaaatgtctttggaCGAGGGCC encodes:
- the SPIRE2 gene encoding protein spire homolog 2, whose amino-acid sequence is MARAGAGPPRELSLEEVLKCYEQPLNEEQAWALCFQGCRAAAAAPVAPAPLRTADIRLRADGSLRLPAPPHDLPALLTPSAEAQMVQSLGFAVYRALDWGLDENEERELSPRLEQLIDLMTNSDSEDSGCATADEGYGGQDEEEEGGEVPPRSVRTFGQAMRCCAARLADPAGAPAHYQAVCRALFAETVELMAFLAKIRDAKELLQKLKEDEEEEERPAAELGNLRNTDWARLWVQLMRELRHGVKLKKVQEKQFNPLPTEYQLTPFEMLMQDIRARNYKLRKVMVDGDIPPRVKKDAHELILDFIRSRPPLKQASERRLRPLPQKQRTLHEKILEEIRQERKLRPVEQKGYSSLPCIPHACAGRLSSSSCLELSRCPASAVPARPRPRVLLKAPTLAEMEEMNLSEDEDSPATEVPLKRDRSFSEQDLAQLQSQLGGDQAVPRDPEPLQPEPRPRSGSVPASCHPLPDGPALPRAALGAVEERPEDGSSAAPASSSKHLWLEFSHPVESLALTVEEMINVRRVLVKAEMEKFLQSKELYSSLRKGKVCCCCRAKFPLFSWPTSCFFCKRSVCSSCSLKMKMPSKKLAHIPVYALGFESLPGSLLPKAPPLRRREPFHSLSGPCWRRVEEEFPHIYAQGSVLRDVCSDCAGFVTDVVSSSRRSVAVLNASGASRRRAKARSLYSDAWLK